In one window of Arachis ipaensis cultivar K30076 chromosome B06, Araip1.1, whole genome shotgun sequence DNA:
- the LOC110263229 gene encoding potassium transporter 5-like: MGLLYSELVQGIPPIFPHLIASVSSIHSVLVFVSIKAIPVSRVALEERFLFRHVEPREYRMFRCVVRHGYKDGLEDPIEFESQLIQNLKAFIQQESFMLTEGADVAESSDQMALKEAEAQVLQEGTKVRSANSSSRIIPNNNNQGIVSRASSDPIVHVAPNKSSTFSDPPIQGAEDEVKFIDKAMEKGVVYMLGEAEVVAQPNSSFLNKIVVNYAYSFLRKNFRQGDKLMAIPRKRLLKIGMTYEI, from the coding sequence ATGGGGCTTCTCTACTCTGAGCTTGTTCAGGGGATTCCTCCAATATTCCCTCATCTTATTGCCAGTGTGTCATCCATCCATTCAGTCCTTGTCTTTGTTTCGATCAAGGCCATCCCTGTCAGCCGAGTTGCTTTGGAGGAGAGGTTCCTATTTCGCCATGTCGAGCCTAGAGAGTACCGAATGTTCCGTTGTGTGGTGAGGCACGGTTACAAGGATGGACTTGAAGATCCTATCGAGTTTGAATCCCAATTAATACAAAATCTTAAGGCCTTCATTCAACAAGAGAGTTTTATGCTTACTGAGGGGGCTGATGTAGCAGAAAGTAGTGATCAGATGGCACTCAAGGAAGCAGAAGCACAAGTATTGCAGGAAGGAACTAAAGTAAGGTCTGCTAATTCTTCCAGCAGAATAATTCCAAACAATAATAATCAAGGCATTGTGTCTCGTGCCTCCTCGGATCCCATTGTTCATGTGGCACCTAACAAGTCGTCCACTTTCTCTGATCCGCCCATCCAGGGTGCTGAAGATGAGGTCAAGTTCATAGACAAGGCAATGGAAAAGGGTGTGGTGTATATGTTAGGCGAAGCAGAGGTGGTGGCTCAACCAAATTCATCTTTTCTCAATAAGATAGTTGTCAACTATGCTTACAGCTTCTTGAGAAAGAACTTCCGCCAAGGGGACAAGTTGATGGCAATTCCTCGTAAGAGACTTCTCAAGATTGGAATGACATATGAAATATAA